The following proteins come from a genomic window of Aquimarina sp. MAR_2010_214:
- a CDS encoding FtsX-like permease family protein has protein sequence MINWKVILNIAKTHLITKIKQTATAALGVTFGIGAYITLVCFMTGLNKMLDDLILNQTPHVHVFNEIEPSKKQPVDLYGELRHTFNVVHSIKPKQSQKRIHNALPIINYLNKDTRVRGAIPQIKTQIFYIAGSIELGGNVTGVDIMKEVEFFNFRDYIVQGTPQALHHNDNGILLGAGVAKKMSLDIGDKVQISTIKGDVFPLKIVGIYQSGIADIDNIQSFVNIKTVQRILGEAENYITDINVKLYDIENAIPLSQQIEQQFKLKAIDINTANAQFKTGTTIRNLITYAVSITLLIVAGFGIYNILNMLIYEKMNDIAILKATGFSGKDVQLIFMSQAMIIGVVGGVLGLLIGFGLSHLIGQIPFETEALPTVTTYPVNHNPWFYGIGITFAMILTFLAGYLPSQKAKKIDPVRIIRGQ, from the coding sequence ATGATCAACTGGAAAGTCATATTAAATATTGCCAAGACGCACCTGATTACCAAAATCAAACAAACTGCAACTGCAGCTTTGGGAGTAACTTTTGGTATAGGAGCGTATATCACTTTGGTTTGCTTTATGACTGGATTGAATAAAATGCTAGATGATTTAATTCTTAATCAAACACCACATGTTCATGTTTTTAATGAGATAGAACCTTCAAAAAAACAACCTGTAGATTTGTATGGTGAGCTTCGACATACGTTTAATGTAGTACATTCGATCAAACCAAAGCAAAGTCAAAAAAGAATTCATAATGCTTTACCTATTATTAATTATCTTAATAAAGACACTCGGGTTAGAGGAGCAATACCACAGATCAAAACACAAATTTTTTATATCGCAGGATCTATTGAATTAGGAGGTAATGTAACAGGTGTTGATATCATGAAAGAGGTCGAGTTTTTCAATTTTAGAGATTATATTGTTCAAGGAACTCCGCAAGCTTTACATCATAATGATAATGGTATTTTGTTGGGGGCAGGTGTTGCCAAAAAAATGTCGCTTGATATAGGAGATAAGGTGCAGATCAGTACTATAAAAGGAGATGTTTTTCCGCTAAAAATAGTAGGAATCTATCAAAGCGGGATTGCTGATATCGATAACATTCAAAGTTTTGTTAATATTAAAACAGTACAACGTATCCTGGGGGAAGCCGAAAACTATATTACAGATATTAATGTAAAACTTTATGATATTGAGAACGCCATACCGTTATCTCAACAAATTGAACAACAATTCAAACTTAAAGCAATAGATATTAATACCGCCAATGCCCAATTTAAGACAGGAACTACGATCAGGAATTTAATAACCTATGCTGTTTCTATTACATTATTAATTGTAGCTGGTTTTGGGATTTATAATATTCTAAATATGCTTATTTATGAAAAGATGAATGATATTGCTATCCTGAAAGCTACTGGTTTTTCGGGTAAAGATGTGCAATTGATTTTTATGAGTCAAGCTATGATTATAGGCGTGGTTGGTGGTGTTTTGGGGTTATTAATTGGATTCGGATTATCTCATTTGATTGGTCAAATACCTTTTGAAACAGAAGCATTACCCACGGTTACTACTTATCCTGTTAATCATAATCCCTGGTTTTATGGTATTGGGATTACCTTTGCGATGATTTTAACTTTTTTGGCAGGGTATTTACCTTCTCAGAAAGCAAAAAAAATAGACCCTGTACGTATCATCAGAGGGCAATAA
- a CDS encoding efflux RND transporter periplasmic adaptor subunit → MSKYVLWVFFGVVFLSCTDKKEKILPTVTDITESVYSSITIQPDSLYQAYASVHGILDNNLVEEGDDVKKETPILQIVNSNPKLNTENAKLSFELAQKNYSGSAAILSSIEEEIKSATLKMTNDSINYCRQKNLWSQQIGSKLEYDTKKLAYELSSNSLGLLRSKYDRTEEELQTQLKQAKNNYRTSVITTKDFTINSKINGKVYALYKNPGEIVNTVEPLAAIGSATVFVIEMLVDEVDIVKIKKSQKVIITLDAYNGKVFTAIVSKIYPKKDERNQTFMVEALFEKSPEVLYPGLSGEANIIIARKKEVLTVPKEYLIEDHKVKTEKGVVKITIGLQSMDTVEVLSGITKDTWIYKPE, encoded by the coding sequence ATGTCTAAATATGTATTATGGGTGTTTTTTGGCGTCGTTTTTTTATCCTGCACGGATAAAAAAGAAAAAATACTTCCCACGGTTACCGATATTACAGAATCTGTATATTCGTCTATTACGATCCAACCAGATAGTTTATATCAGGCTTATGCTTCTGTACATGGTATTTTGGACAATAACCTTGTAGAAGAGGGGGACGATGTTAAAAAAGAAACCCCAATACTTCAGATTGTAAATAGTAATCCTAAATTAAATACAGAAAATGCTAAACTATCTTTTGAGCTTGCTCAAAAAAATTATAGCGGTAGTGCTGCCATACTTAGTAGTATTGAAGAAGAGATAAAATCTGCAACTCTTAAAATGACCAATGATTCTATTAATTATTGTCGTCAGAAAAATCTATGGAGTCAACAGATTGGTTCTAAATTAGAATATGATACTAAAAAATTAGCTTATGAGCTATCTTCAAATTCACTAGGTCTATTAAGAAGTAAGTATGATCGAACAGAAGAAGAACTTCAAACGCAATTAAAGCAGGCAAAAAACAATTATAGAACTTCGGTAATTACCACAAAAGATTTTACCATCAATAGTAAGATTAATGGTAAGGTATATGCCTTATATAAGAATCCCGGAGAGATTGTAAATACTGTAGAACCTTTGGCAGCAATAGGTAGTGCTACAGTTTTTGTTATAGAAATGCTAGTTGATGAAGTAGATATTGTGAAAATTAAAAAGAGTCAAAAAGTTATAATAACGTTGGATGCTTATAACGGAAAGGTGTTTACTGCAATAGTAAGTAAGATCTATCCCAAAAAAGATGAACGCAATCAAACATTTATGGTTGAAGCACTTTTTGAGAAAAGTCCAGAAGTTTTGTATCCGGGATTATCTGGAGAGGCAAATATCATTATCGCCAGAAAAAAAGAAGTGCTTACTGTACCAAAGGAATACTTGATTGAGGATCATAAGGTAAAAACCGAAAAAGGAGTAGTAAAAATCACTATCGGACTTCAGAGTATGGATACTGTCGAAGTATTATCAGGAATTACCAAAGATACTTGGATTTATAAACCCGAATGA
- the hpf gene encoding ribosome hibernation-promoting factor, HPF/YfiA family — translation MQINIQFVQMPTSETMEGYVHERLNKLYKKYDWIIKSDVFFKKENDPKGKGKICDVELSLPGPKLYATSNEKNFEMAFKETLSDLETQLKKRKQEMKPYI, via the coding sequence ATGCAAATCAATATTCAATTTGTACAAATGCCAACTAGCGAAACTATGGAAGGTTATGTACACGAAAGACTAAATAAATTATATAAAAAATACGATTGGATAATCAAATCAGATGTGTTTTTTAAAAAGGAAAATGACCCTAAAGGAAAAGGTAAAATCTGTGATGTAGAGTTGAGTTTACCAGGGCCAAAACTATATGCTACCTCTAATGAGAAGAATTTTGAAATGGCTTTTAAAGAAACACTTAGTGACCTCGAAACACAACTCAAAAAACGAAAACAAGAAATGAAACCTTATATCTAA
- a CDS encoding M12 family metallopeptidase, whose amino-acid sequence MKTSKFLGLSALTLSVLMFTNCQTEDEPLATEVNPEAFTSEASAEVYPLTGNEKKITKMFFGEETEFDQVNDNLILGDMILSPEQVDESNNLAKGVIRKNRHWPKSGSYYYIPYTVDSNLPNKGRVTSAINHWQSKTKIRFIKRTNQRAYIRFRSGSGCSSSVGRTGSRQNITLASGCSTGNTIHEIGHAIGMYHEQQHPKRDSYVTVNFNNIKSGKSSNFKKRSSSSVRTSTFDIGSIMMYGSYFFSKNGKPTIVRKNGSTFNVQRSKLSSRDLSVIKRYYK is encoded by the coding sequence ATGAAAACTAGTAAGTTCTTAGGCCTTTCGGCTTTGACATTATCTGTATTGATGTTTACCAATTGTCAAACAGAAGATGAACCTTTAGCTACAGAGGTTAACCCAGAAGCCTTTACATCAGAAGCTTCTGCAGAAGTTTACCCATTAACAGGAAATGAAAAAAAGATTACCAAGATGTTTTTTGGTGAAGAAACCGAATTTGATCAAGTAAATGATAATCTTATCCTTGGAGATATGATATTATCTCCTGAACAAGTAGATGAATCTAACAATCTTGCAAAAGGGGTAATTCGTAAAAACAGACATTGGCCCAAATCAGGAAGCTACTATTACATTCCTTATACTGTTGATAGTAATTTACCAAACAAAGGTCGTGTAACTAGTGCAATTAATCACTGGCAAAGCAAAACCAAAATACGGTTTATAAAAAGAACAAACCAAAGAGCTTATATTCGTTTTAGATCAGGATCAGGGTGTTCTTCTTCAGTAGGAAGAACAGGAAGTAGACAAAATATCACTTTAGCTTCTGGTTGTTCTACCGGAAATACTATTCATGAAATCGGACATGCGATCGGTATGTATCATGAACAACAACACCCTAAGCGTGATAGCTATGTTACTGTTAATTTTAATAACATCAAAAGTGGTAAATCTTCTAATTTTAAGAAAAGATCTTCTTCTTCAGTTAGAACATCAACATTTGATATTGGATCTATAATGATGTATGGTTCTTATTTTTTTAGTAAAAACGGAAAACCTACAATCGTAAGAAAAAACGGAAGTACTTTTAATGTACAACGTAGCAAATTAAGTAGTAGAGACCTAAGCGTTATAAAACGATACTATAAGTAA
- the tyrS gene encoding tyrosine--tRNA ligase, whose protein sequence is MTTNFIEELRWRGMLHDAMPGTEEYLMEQMRSAYVGFDPTADSLHIGNLVPIMLLAHYQRAGHKPFALVGGATGMIGDPSGKSAERNLLDEKTLRHNQEAIKSQLSRFLDFESDAPNAAVLVNNYDWMKDFSFLEFIRDVGKHITVNYMMAKDSVKNRISSESSEGMSFTEFTYQLVQGYDFLHLYRAHDCTLQMGGSDQWGNVTTGTELIRRIAGGKGYALTCPLITKSDGSKFGKSEGGNVWLDAKRTSPYKFYQYWLNTSDEDAEKYIKIFTFLTEEEIKTLVVAHKEVPHQRILQKKLADEVTVIVHSQEDLDNAIKASAILFGKSTSEDLKSLDEATFLDVFDGVPQAEIAKDMIAKGIDMIGALAEHTGFLKSNGEARRALKENSISVNKAKVTDSYSISENDLINDQFVLLQRGKKNYFVIRVV, encoded by the coding sequence ATGACTACAAATTTTATAGAAGAATTACGTTGGAGAGGAATGTTGCATGATGCCATGCCTGGAACCGAAGAATACCTAATGGAGCAAATGAGGTCTGCTTATGTGGGGTTTGATCCTACAGCAGATTCCTTACATATCGGGAACTTAGTTCCTATCATGTTATTGGCACATTATCAGAGAGCAGGACATAAGCCTTTTGCATTGGTGGGCGGAGCTACGGGTATGATTGGTGATCCTTCAGGAAAATCGGCAGAGCGTAATTTGTTGGATGAGAAAACACTACGTCATAATCAAGAGGCTATAAAATCACAATTAAGCAGATTTCTGGATTTTGAAAGTGATGCTCCCAATGCAGCAGTGCTAGTAAATAACTATGATTGGATGAAGGATTTCTCATTCCTTGAGTTTATTAGGGATGTAGGGAAACATATTACCGTAAATTATATGATGGCCAAAGATTCTGTTAAGAATCGAATTTCATCAGAATCATCAGAAGGGATGTCGTTTACAGAATTTACCTATCAATTGGTCCAGGGGTATGATTTTCTACATTTATATAGAGCACATGACTGTACTTTACAGATGGGAGGAAGCGATCAATGGGGTAATGTCACTACAGGAACCGAATTAATCAGAAGGATTGCAGGAGGAAAAGGATATGCTTTGACCTGCCCATTGATTACGAAGTCTGACGGATCTAAATTTGGTAAGTCTGAAGGTGGAAATGTATGGCTGGATGCCAAACGAACATCGCCATATAAATTCTATCAATATTGGTTAAATACCAGTGATGAAGATGCCGAAAAATACATCAAGATTTTTACATTTTTAACCGAGGAAGAGATAAAAACTCTGGTGGTAGCTCATAAAGAAGTTCCGCATCAGCGAATCTTACAGAAAAAATTGGCCGATGAAGTTACTGTTATTGTACATTCTCAAGAAGATCTTGATAATGCAATAAAAGCATCTGCAATTCTCTTCGGAAAATCTACATCTGAAGATCTAAAAAGTTTGGATGAAGCTACTTTTTTAGATGTTTTTGATGGAGTACCACAAGCCGAGATTGCAAAAGATATGATAGCTAAGGGTATTGATATGATTGGTGCTTTGGCAGAACACACAGGATTTCTTAAATCAAATGGCGAAGCCAGACGAGCACTGAAAGAAAATTCTATCTCGGTAAATAAAGCAAAAGTTACCGATAGTTATTCGATATCAGAAAATGATTTGATTAATGATCAATTCGTTTTATTACAGCGTGGTAAGAAAAACTATTTTGTGATCAGAGTGGTATAA
- a CDS encoding NAD-dependent epimerase/dehydratase family protein — protein MILVTGATGLVGTHLLVKLVQGGKTVRALYRTEAKKEHAKKVFSSYFTCEEKHLFDSIDWVNTDINNIPALTEAFEGVTHVYHCAAKISFNPSHYKKLRKANIHGTANIVNLCLIKKVSKLCYVSSIATLGENLSNSHINEKAEWNPEIPNSVYAITKYGAEMEVWRGIHEGLTAVIVNPGIIIGPGFFDTGSGYLFKRIDAGMKYYTTGTTGYVAIQDVIDIMYRLTVGSYNNQRYILVSENLSYKSAFNMIAQSLHKPLPKKKISPFLMKFAYYAQRISHTLFRTNRSIFKSSIRSAFSTKYYENDKIKKELIYSFTPIEKSIKETATAFLKEH, from the coding sequence ATGATATTAGTCACAGGAGCAACAGGTTTGGTAGGCACACATCTACTGGTTAAACTTGTACAGGGGGGGAAAACTGTACGTGCCTTATACAGAACTGAGGCCAAAAAAGAACATGCAAAAAAAGTGTTTTCTTCCTACTTCACTTGTGAAGAAAAACACCTGTTTGATAGTATCGATTGGGTGAATACCGACATTAATAATATCCCAGCTCTAACTGAGGCTTTTGAAGGAGTAACTCATGTGTATCATTGTGCTGCCAAAATTAGTTTTAATCCTTCTCACTATAAAAAACTAAGAAAAGCAAACATTCATGGCACAGCAAATATTGTAAACCTTTGTTTGATCAAAAAAGTATCCAAGCTCTGCTATGTGAGTTCTATTGCAACACTTGGAGAAAATTTATCCAATTCTCATATCAATGAAAAAGCAGAATGGAATCCCGAAATCCCTAACTCGGTGTATGCTATTACAAAATACGGTGCAGAGATGGAAGTCTGGAGAGGGATACACGAAGGTCTTACTGCAGTAATTGTAAACCCTGGTATTATCATTGGCCCTGGTTTTTTTGATACTGGTAGTGGATATCTCTTCAAAAGGATTGATGCAGGCATGAAATATTACACAACCGGTACTACGGGTTATGTTGCCATACAAGATGTTATCGATATTATGTATCGACTTACTGTAGGTTCCTATAATAACCAACGCTATATTTTAGTCAGCGAAAATTTAAGTTACAAAAGCGCTTTCAACATGATCGCTCAGTCACTTCACAAACCATTACCTAAAAAGAAAATCTCTCCTTTCCTAATGAAATTTGCTTATTATGCGCAACGCATTAGTCATACTTTGTTTAGAACGAACAGATCTATATTTAAATCATCTATACGAAGTGCATTTTCTACAAAATACTATGAAAATGATAAAATAAAAAAAGAACTTATCTATAGTTTTACTCCAATCGAAAAAAGTATCAAAGAAACTGCTACTGCTTTTTTGAAAGAGCATTAA
- a CDS encoding DUF4296 domain-containing protein: MIRNVIYFAVFLSFISCQSVNKPSKPETFIEEDRMVEILTDIAFVKAAKSSNRKTFEEKSINPEAFILKKHGIDSIVFTENNIWYSDQIEKYKGIITRVKANLDKEATKYEKLKKEEDSIKKIKDSIARHKDTLKIEEELDVKERAIDKGINALSKKQ; the protein is encoded by the coding sequence ATGATTAGAAATGTAATATACTTTGCGGTTTTCTTGAGTTTTATTTCGTGTCAGAGCGTAAATAAACCTTCCAAACCAGAAACATTTATAGAGGAAGACCGTATGGTTGAGATCTTAACTGATATCGCCTTTGTAAAAGCGGCCAAAAGTTCAAATAGAAAAACCTTTGAAGAAAAAAGTATTAATCCAGAGGCTTTTATTCTAAAAAAACATGGTATAGATAGCATTGTTTTTACAGAGAATAATATTTGGTATTCTGATCAGATAGAAAAGTATAAAGGAATTATTACTCGAGTAAAGGCTAATCTGGATAAAGAAGCTACGAAGTATGAAAAATTGAAAAAAGAAGAAGATTCAATAAAAAAAATTAAAGACTCTATTGCAAGACATAAAGATACATTGAAGATTGAAGAAGAACTGGATGTGAAAGAAAGGGCAATTGATAAAGGAATTAATGCTCTTTCAAAAAAGCAGTAG
- a CDS encoding dihydroorotase codes for MDNVLIKNANIVNEGQVFNGDVYIENGIFKEIAPQISAKSPDVHIFDAEGKYLLPGIIDDQVHFREPGLTHKATIETESRAAIAGGITSFIEMPNTVPQTTTIEKLEEKFEIAAKTSYANYSFMFGGTNDNLEEILKVDPKRVAALKLFLGSSTGNMLVDNPEVLEKIFSSTDLLIAVHCEDEETIKSNTAKYIAEYGDDIPVKFHPVIRSEEACYLSSSQAVALAKKTGARLHIFHLSTAKELELFTNKIPLKEKRITAEVCIHHLWFSDVDYEEKGTLIKWNPAVKTAKDRDALFEALLKDKIDVIATDHAPHTKEEKDNVYTKAPSGGPLVQHALPAMLEFYHQNKISLEKIVEKMCHNPAILFQIEKRGFIKEGYHADAVLVDINAPWTVNKDNIAYKCGWSPFEGTTFKSRVTHTFVNGSLVYKNFKFYNVRHAQRLTFDR; via the coding sequence ATGGATAATGTGCTTATTAAAAATGCTAACATCGTTAATGAGGGACAGGTTTTTAATGGAGATGTATATATAGAAAATGGTATTTTTAAAGAAATTGCACCACAGATAAGTGCAAAGTCTCCAGATGTGCACATTTTTGATGCAGAAGGTAAATACTTATTACCTGGAATCATTGATGATCAGGTACATTTTAGAGAACCTGGGTTAACACATAAAGCAACTATAGAAACTGAATCCAGAGCAGCTATAGCTGGTGGAATTACTTCTTTTATAGAAATGCCTAATACTGTACCTCAAACAACAACAATAGAAAAACTCGAAGAAAAGTTTGAAATCGCTGCAAAAACGAGTTATGCGAATTATTCTTTTATGTTTGGAGGTACAAATGATAATCTGGAAGAAATTCTTAAAGTAGATCCTAAAAGAGTAGCGGCACTTAAACTGTTTTTGGGCTCTTCAACAGGAAATATGCTGGTAGATAATCCAGAAGTATTAGAAAAAATATTCTCGTCTACAGATCTGTTAATTGCAGTGCATTGTGAGGATGAAGAAACGATTAAAAGTAATACAGCAAAATATATAGCAGAGTACGGTGATGACATTCCTGTAAAATTTCATCCGGTTATTAGAAGTGAAGAAGCGTGTTATTTATCATCATCACAAGCGGTAGCATTAGCCAAAAAAACAGGAGCACGGTTACATATTTTTCATCTTTCGACAGCAAAAGAATTAGAATTGTTCACTAATAAAATTCCTCTTAAGGAAAAGAGAATAACAGCCGAAGTTTGTATTCATCACTTGTGGTTTTCTGATGTAGATTATGAAGAAAAAGGGACATTGATTAAATGGAACCCTGCTGTAAAAACAGCAAAAGACAGGGATGCATTATTTGAAGCATTACTAAAGGATAAAATAGATGTAATTGCTACAGATCACGCTCCGCATACTAAAGAAGAAAAAGATAATGTGTATACTAAAGCGCCTTCTGGAGGGCCATTGGTACAGCATGCGCTTCCTGCTATGTTAGAATTTTATCATCAGAATAAAATAAGTCTGGAAAAAATCGTTGAAAAGATGTGTCACAATCCGGCAATATTATTTCAGATCGAGAAAAGAGGATTTATCAAAGAAGGATACCATGCAGATGCTGTTTTAGTTGATATTAATGCTCCATGGACAGTAAACAAAGATAATATTGCATATAAATGCGGATGGTCTCCTTTTGAAGGAACTACCTTTAAATCAAGAGTGACACATACTTTTGTTAATGGTAGTTTGGTATACAAAAACTTTAAATTCTATAATGTGCGACATGCACAGCGATTAACTTTTGACAGATGA
- a CDS encoding polyprenol monophosphomannose synthase, with protein sequence MVDALVIIPTYNEIENVERIIRNVFSLQRDFHILIVDDNSPDGTVDKVKELQLEYPEALFLIEREGKLGLGTAYITGFEWALERSYEYIFEMDADFSHNPNDLIRLYNACAKGSSQVAIGSRYVTGVNVVNWPMSRVLLSWGASKYVRFITGMDIHDTTAGFVCYKREVLEKINLKKIRFVGYAFQIEMKFKAHLLKFKIKEIPVIFTDRTRGTSKMSKGIISEAVFGVIKMKFNSLFNRYEI encoded by the coding sequence ATGGTGGATGCCTTAGTTATAATCCCTACCTATAATGAAATTGAAAATGTGGAACGCATCATTAGAAATGTGTTTTCGCTTCAGCGTGATTTCCATATTCTTATTGTAGATGACAATTCTCCTGATGGAACTGTGGATAAAGTAAAAGAGTTACAGTTAGAATACCCAGAGGCCCTTTTTTTAATAGAACGAGAAGGGAAATTAGGTTTAGGTACTGCATATATTACTGGTTTTGAATGGGCATTAGAACGATCTTACGAGTACATTTTTGAAATGGATGCGGATTTTTCTCATAACCCTAATGATCTTATACGATTGTATAATGCTTGTGCCAAAGGGTCTTCTCAGGTTGCCATTGGATCCAGATATGTGACAGGAGTAAATGTAGTGAACTGGCCGATGAGTAGAGTTCTATTATCCTGGGGAGCTTCAAAATATGTTCGATTTATAACAGGAATGGATATTCATGACACAACAGCAGGATTTGTCTGTTATAAAAGAGAAGTATTAGAAAAAATAAACCTTAAAAAAATTCGATTTGTGGGATATGCTTTCCAGATAGAGATGAAATTTAAGGCACATTTACTGAAATTTAAAATAAAAGAAATTCCCGTAATCTTTACAGATAGAACTAGGGGGACATCAAAAATGAGCAAAGGAATTATTTCTGAGGCTGTTTTTGGAGTTATAAAAATGAAATTTAACAGTTTATTTAATCGTTACGAAATATGA
- a CDS encoding DUF4271 domain-containing protein, producing MTPEQNMEFILREITSTNWLTIIITVCLMLLAAAKGVNVLRFTDFIMLFSNSKYIISYQKLNKLSSLFNAILLLFQVVSVSLFLYLCFGVFEWQIVPDQITLYFKIVIIYTVIVICKLLIEKIVATIFSIDSIIDEYLFYKVSYRNFMGVILLPINIIFIYALQPSKIAFIILVFLLIILNTIMLVSFYKKNENIILNHLFYFILYLCALEIAPYFILYKLIS from the coding sequence TTGACCCCAGAACAGAATATGGAATTTATTTTACGAGAAATAACATCAACAAATTGGCTTACTATCATAATCACAGTCTGCCTGATGCTACTAGCTGCAGCCAAAGGAGTGAATGTGCTTCGCTTTACTGATTTCATAATGCTTTTTAGTAATAGCAAATATATCATATCATATCAGAAGTTAAATAAGCTTTCTTCTTTGTTTAATGCAATTTTGCTATTATTTCAGGTGGTTTCGGTGTCGCTATTTCTATATCTATGCTTTGGTGTATTCGAGTGGCAAATAGTACCTGATCAAATTACATTGTATTTTAAGATTGTAATCATATATACTGTTATCGTTATTTGTAAGTTACTTATAGAAAAAATAGTTGCAACTATTTTTTCTATTGACTCTATAATTGATGAATATTTATTTTACAAAGTATCGTATCGTAATTTTATGGGAGTCATACTATTACCTATTAACATCATATTTATTTATGCGTTACAACCTTCTAAAATTGCATTTATAATATTGGTGTTTTTACTAATTATTCTCAATACAATCATGCTTGTTTCTTTTTATAAGAAAAACGAAAATATTATTTTGAACCACTTGTTTTATTTTATTTTGTATCTTTGCGCACTTGAAATCGCACCCTATTTTATACTATATAAGCTTATTAGTTAA
- a CDS encoding uroporphyrinogen-III synthase, with protein sequence MKVKTILVSQPEPKVENSPYFDLEEKEKVKIDFIPFIHVEGVDAKEVRLQKVDLSLYTAIILTSRNSVDHFFRIADEMRYKVPDTLKYFCQSEAVAYYLQKYVVYRKRKIYVGKRTFQELSPLIKKYKNEKFLLPSSDKLKSLIPETLDTLKVEWKQAVFYRTVVSDLSNLRDVFYDILVFFSPSGIQSLFENFPDFKQNNTRIAVFGNSTVKAAEEHNLIVNIQAPTPETPSMTMALQKYIKEANKK encoded by the coding sequence ATGAAAGTGAAGACAATTTTGGTTTCACAGCCGGAGCCTAAAGTGGAAAATTCACCTTATTTTGATTTAGAAGAAAAGGAAAAAGTAAAAATTGACTTTATCCCCTTCATTCATGTAGAGGGAGTTGATGCAAAAGAAGTAAGGTTACAAAAAGTAGATTTATCACTATACACTGCTATTATCCTTACCAGTCGTAACTCTGTTGACCATTTCTTTAGAATAGCTGATGAAATGCGTTATAAAGTACCAGATACATTGAAGTATTTTTGTCAAAGTGAAGCTGTGGCATACTACCTACAGAAGTATGTGGTATATCGAAAAAGAAAGATCTATGTCGGGAAACGTACTTTTCAGGAACTATCTCCTTTGATCAAGAAATATAAAAATGAGAAATTTTTATTACCTTCTTCAGATAAATTAAAATCTCTAATTCCTGAAACATTAGATACTCTAAAGGTAGAATGGAAGCAAGCTGTTTTTTACAGAACTGTGGTAAGTGATCTCTCTAATTTAAGAGATGTGTTTTATGATATTTTGGTATTTTTTAGCCCATCTGGAATACAATCTTTATTCGAAAATTTCCCTGATTTCAAACAGAACAATACCAGAATTGCTGTATTTGGAAACTCAACGGTTAAAGCTGCCGAGGAACACAATTTGATTGTTAATATCCAAGCACCAACCCCGGAAACTCCATCTATGACAATGGCACTTCAAAAATATATCAAAGAAGCAAATAAGAAATAG